The Diabrotica virgifera virgifera chromosome 10, PGI_DIABVI_V3a genome has a window encoding:
- the LOC114340208 gene encoding heat shock 70 kDa protein-like, with the protein MMSKGFKAVFDDLPIGIDLGTTFSCIAVYRKGKTEVIPDKNGERLVPSVVFYDPENKDRILVGKAAEKEGPRHIENCIRDSKRIIGRKFDDCFVQEYISRKDVQYKLEKGLHDKAVFKVNINKEIILKTPEEVSAEILKHLKEMAEYFLGRKVFKVVISVPANFTNAQRKATKNAVDLAGLSLIRFISEPSAAGIHYIGKKHLQGNIMVFDWGGGTLDVSFVKVQNKIFEVQAVYGDISLGGRDFDNQLFQHFHKKHVEKERSINRLREACIELKKQLSIDEIATVFVGGYDNSEDYEITLTKIEFENLNKNLLDRAMNVIITALDQACFKMTEIKGVVLVGGTTRIPKIKEMIKQFFDNMDPTTDLNPDEAVVAGASLQAFRYKFDQGDVESFTMSEVTPLSLGVDTSKNLMMVFIPRNSTLPITVTKNLITSCNNQTEMLIPIFEGERLNCLYNNKLGKFVLTDLSPKKAGKVKVTVSFHLDEDGILTVSATECSSGIEKKLVVLMEEFRLSNRKVTMCIEDSEKMKEEDEIFEEFARTNIKFKRFFNHVLYDINKITSIEEQNMVKQLCNSFLKDILNLNFHEVSKLKDLFVALTKRIKHILIKHDFDELIPELVSLTI; encoded by the exons ATGATGTCTAAGGGGTTTAAG GCTGTTTTTGACGACCTTCCCATTGGTATCGACCTAGGGACAACATTTTCATGTATAGCAGTGTATAGAAAGGGCAAGACAGAAGTTATTCCTGACAAAAACGGTGAGAGGCTTGTGCCATCTGTAGTTTTTTATGATCCAGAAAATAAAGATAGAATATTGGTCGGAAAAGCTGCTGAAAAGGAAGGCCCGAGGCACATCGAAAACTGCATTAGAG aTTCAAAACGCATTATTGGTCGAAAATTTGATGACTGTTTCGTTCAAGAATACATTTCCAGAAAAGATGTTCAATACAAACTGGAAAAGGGACTCCACGACAAAGCTGTCTTTAAGGTTAATATTAATAAAGAAATCATCTTAAAGACCCCAGAAGAAGTTAGTGCGGAAATATTAAAGCATCTTAAAGAAATGGCTGAATACTTTTTAGGCAGAAAAGTTTTTAAAGTGGTAATATCGGTACCTGCAAATTTTACGAACGCTCAAAGAAAAGCTACAAAGAATGCTGTTGACTTAGCAGGATTAAGCTTAATACGATTTATTTCAGAACCGTCAGCAGCAGGAATCCATTATATCGGCAAAAAGCATCTGCAAGGAAATATAATGGTTTTTGATTGGGGAGGTGGTACCTTAGATGTTTCCTTTGTAAAagttcaaaataaaatatttgaagtaCAAGCTGTTTACGGAGATATATCATTGGGAGGAAGAGATTTTGATAATCAACTATTTCAACATTTTCATAAAAAACATGTTGAAAAAGAACGGTCCATTAACAGATTAAGGGAAGCTTGTATTGAATTAAAGAAACAGCTGTCAATTGATGAAATTGCTACTGTGTTTGTTGGTGGCTACGATAACTCAGAGGATTATGAAATTACCTTAACAAAAATAGAATTTGAAAATCTAAACAAAAATCTTCTGGATAGAGCAATGAATGTCATAATTACTGCTTTAGACCAAGCCTGCTTTAAAATGACTGAAATAAAAGGGGTCGTATTGGTGGGAGGTACAacaagaataccaaaaattaaggAAATGATAAAGCAATTTTTTGATAATATGGATCCAACAACAGATCTTAATCCAGATGAAGCAGTAGTTGCAGGAGCTTCTCTTCAAGCTTTTCGATATAAGTTCGACCAAGGAGATGTCGAATCGTTTACAATGAGTGAGGTTACACCTTTATCTCTTGGAGTAGATACGTCAAAAAATCTCATGATGGTTTTTATTCCACGAAATAGTACATTACCTATCACAGTAACTAAAAACTTGATAACATCCTGTAATAACCAAACCGAAATGTTAATTCCTATTTTTGAAGGCGAAAGATTAAATTGcttatataataataaactaggaaaatttgttttaaccGACCTATCTCCTAAAAAAGCAGGTAAAGTTAAAGTTACTGTTAGTTTTCATTTGGATGAAGACGGAATTCTTACTGTTAGTGCCACAGAGTGCTCGTCAGGTATAGAGAAAAAACTTGTAGTTCTTATGGAAGAGTTTCGCCTTAGTAACAGGAAAGTTACAATGTGTATTGAAGATTCAGAGAAAATGAAAGAAGAAGATGAAATATTCGAAGAATTCGCAAGGactaacattaaatttaaaagatttttcaatCATGTATTATATGACATTAACAAAATAACTAGTATCGAGGAACAGAATATGGTAAAACAACTTTGTAATAGTTTTTTAAAggacattttaaatttaaattttcatgAAGTCAGCAAATTGAAAGATTTATTCGTTGCATTGACGAAAAGgataaaacatattttaataaaacatgATTTTGATGAACTAATCCCAGAATTGGTCAGTTTAACAATTTAA